GGCGGCCTGCGTACCCGAGGGCGTCGGGGTCTCGACCACGTCGAGTGTGCGGCCGAGCAGGTCGGTCGCGACGATCGCGGTGGCCTTGGCCCCGATGTGCACGCCGAGGGTCAGGTACGGCTCGTGGTTGACCTCGACCGGCACGCGCGGGCGACCGATGGCGCCGGACACCGCGAGATCGGCGCGCTCACGCAGCACACCGGCCTCCAGCAGGGCCGTGACCTGGCGGTTCACCGTCGCGATGCTCAGCGAGGTGTGCTGGGCGATGACGTCACGGGCGATCGGACCGCGCAGGCGAACGGCGTTGAACACCGAGGCGGCGGCCGCGTCGGGAACCTTCAGCGACGGGGCCACGATGTGCAGCAGTCGCGACTGCGGGTAGCGGGAGCCCGCCGACGGGAGCGACCGGGCGGCGCGAACCGAGCCGCGGGCGGTGCGACGGGCAGAGGTGGTGACGGGGGCCGGGGTGGCGGAAGCGGCCGGAGTGGTGGCGACGGCGGCGGTCATGTGAATGGTCCTCACTGGTTGTCGGCTGGTGGGTTCGCGGCCACACCTGGCGACTCAGCGGGACGGGAAGATGTCCGGGCGCAGTCAGGCGCGGCAGTGTGCGCAACAACAACACGCACACTGCGCGAAACAGGACTGGGACTTCCGGGTCACGTAGGCGAACTTAGCACGCCAACTAGAGTTGGGTGAATGTCGACACCACATTCCGATCGTCCGGTCGCCGTGGTCACCGGCGCCAGTGCAGGCATCGGCGCAGCAACCGCGAAAACCCTTGCCTCACTGGGCTTTCACGTGGTCTGCACGGCCCGTCGCGCCGACCGGATCGACGCTTTGGCCAAGGAAATCGACGGTACCGCCATTGTGGCGGACGTCACAGATGACGATTCGGTCAACTCGCTCGCGGCCCAACTGAACCGGGTGGACGTCCTGGTGAACAACGCAGGCGGCGCCAAGGGACTCGAACCTGTCGCCGAGGCCGATCTGGACCACTGGCGCTGGATGTGGGAGACCAACGTGCTGGGCACATTACGGGTCACCCGCGCCCTGCTGCCCAAGCTGATCGACTCGGGGAACGGACTGATCGTCACGATCACCTCCATCGCGGCGTTCGAGACCTACGACGGCGGTTCCGGCTACACCTCGGCCAAGCACGGCCAGGGCGCGCTGCACCGCACGCTGCGCGGTGAACTTCTCGGAAAACCCGTGCGGCTCACCGAGATTGCGCCGGGCGCGGTCGAGACGGAGTTCGCCCTGGTGCGGTTCGACGGCGACAAGGAACGCGCCGACAACGTCTACAAGGGCATCACGCCGCTGGTGGCCGAGGACGTCGCCGAGGTGATCGGATTCGTGGCCTCCCGGCCATCGCACGTGAACCTGGACCAGATCGTGATCCGGCCGCGCGATCAGGCCCCCAACGGTCGGTGGAACCGCCGGACCTGATCGGCGGCTCAGCCGCTCGATCTCATCGGCGGCTCAGCCGCCGGGCGCGGGCGCCGGGGCCGTCGTCGACGTCGTGGGCGTCCCCGACAACGTCGGGGCGTCTGTCGGGGTCGCGGGCGCCGAGGCCGGGATGTCCGACGGGGCCTGCGCGCTGGACAAGGCCGACATCGATTTCCACTCATCCCAGTCGACCGCCCAGTCCCAGATGTCGCCGTCGGCGTAGGACAGCTGGATGCGGGTGCCCGTCACCTCGACCGGGTCGCCGTACATGGCGGTGTTGAAGTACTGCTCGGCGTCGCTCAGCGACAGGTTGATGCAGCCGTTGGTGACATTGCTGTTGCCCTGCGCGCCCGAACTGGCCGGGTTGGCGTGGATGAACTCGCCGTTGTTGGAGATGCGCACCGCGAAGCGCTCACGCACGTTCGCGTAGCCCGCCGCGGGGTTGGTCATGTAGAAGTCCTCGTACTTCTCGGTGACCACGTGGATGCCGCTGCGCGTGACGTTGCGGTCGAGGTCGCCCTCGCCGTAGCTGCACGGCAGGTCCATGAGCACCGCGCCCGCGCCGTCGAGCACCTGGATGCGGTGTGACGACGC
This region of Mycolicibacterium goodii genomic DNA includes:
- a CDS encoding SDR family oxidoreductase, which encodes MSTPHSDRPVAVVTGASAGIGAATAKTLASLGFHVVCTARRADRIDALAKEIDGTAIVADVTDDDSVNSLAAQLNRVDVLVNNAGGAKGLEPVAEADLDHWRWMWETNVLGTLRVTRALLPKLIDSGNGLIVTITSIAAFETYDGGSGYTSAKHGQGALHRTLRGELLGKPVRLTEIAPGAVETEFALVRFDGDKERADNVYKGITPLVAEDVAEVIGFVASRPSHVNLDQIVIRPRDQAPNGRWNRRT